The window aaccaaaaacccctTCTTGTTTTTAATCTCTGACTCAGCTCAACAAAGCTCAGTTTCATACTTGAGAGAAATACCCATACTGAAGAGCTCCTGACTCAACAACTTAGCCCCATAGGGTACACTTACCCTCACGATATCTTCAACGGACTCGCAAAACCGACAATAGGGACCCCTGATCTTGTTTCCACCAGCAACTGCACGTTGAATCACATTCGCTACGTTCTTACACTTCCCACAAATGTGCATGTGAGATGAGTCGCTTAGAGTGAAGAGACGCTCGTGGAGATTGGCAGATGCACCGTGGGCTATGAGACAGTCGCGTTCCATCTCACCGAATTTAATTCCTCCGAATCGCTTTCGGTCTGAGACTGGCTGTCGAGTTAGCGGATGGACTGGACCTGTGTTGCGGAATTTCACTTTGTCTTCGGCCATGTGGATTAGACGTTGGTACATTGTGGGGCCAATGAATATGAGTGAGTTTACTTTTAAGCCGTTTCGGCCATCGTATACCGCTTCTCCTCCCCACCTTGAAAATCCCGCACTGCCAAATGCACAATACAGTGTATGTATAGATTAAAATAaccaaatcatcaactaaatataaaggatattttagtcattttgtGGTGGGTTATATGAAGCTTGTTTCttaaaaaagtgtttttttttaattatttgggtTACTAAAATGTCATTTTGTAGGTAAGTAATAGTATTTAGTCAATGAATTAATTACTTTGATAGTTTAAAGAATATAGTTAAAAacacaagatcaaacaagcttcaACATTTGAAAAGAGAAACAAAACTGCATCAAACCAGCTcttgagattaatttcaaataacccactataCAATTAACAATCTACTCGTTAATTccatcattcaaattatcaaccaAAACATCctctatatttttaaatatatttataccccTAGAGCTTGTTTAATCTTGTTTGATCATTTCAGTTTTTGTTATGTCAAAACATATTTAACTTGTAAGGGAAATGAATAGAAATAGGCTATagtgataaaagataaaagggGTTAGTAAGCAAAAAAATGGTTTAATGTgactaagggcttgtttgatgaaaggtTATATGCAAATAACCCTATATCCAATCATCCATCAGTTCATCATTCAAATCACCTATTAAAATacacttcatttttttataacaatttaaaatatcagttaacccaaataatccactttttcatcatATATCGAGGAGGAAGACAAACCTGTGCAGTTGCTCGGTTATAGTATCAACAGAAAGGGTCGAAAAGGGAGTGGCATATCGAAACTTGCCACCCAAGGCAATTCCTTTTGCCAAAGCAGCCTCCTGCAGTTGACCAGGAGTTTGACGAGACGGAAATGCATGAGGGTTTATGACGATGTCAGGAACAATTCCTTGAATTGTAAAGGGAAAATTTTCTTGTGACTCCAGAAATCCTAGAACACCCTTCTGCCCATGCATGCTGGAGAATTTGTCTCCAAGACATGGAGTTCGAACCTGCAATAATAGTCCAGAAGAATCaactttgttttaataatagGGTTCTACTTAGACAACATATTCCCTACCAGTTTTGGCAAGAGCCGAGAATGAACTTAGGGTGAACTAATATCCCACATCAATGACTTCTTTcattaaatcattcaaataaaaaaatttgtttatagaattttaagttattaaatACTAAGGATATTTTGATCATCTGACctaaataatccaaataaacaACTTTTCAGCAAACAAGACTATTTCTTACAAAACCAGATTATTCAGAAATAAGCCCAGATCAAACAATCCcttatataacaataaaatgaGATTCATACCACCCATGACTTCCAAAGCAATCAAGAGCTTGTTTGACAATATCCCATCATCAAGCAattattccatcaaattatcaactaaaataccataactttatataaaattttaaactaataaatactAAGAATGTTTTGgcccaattaaaaaaataaaaataaacccaCATCAAAAGAACCTCCAAAGCTAATAGGATTTGAAGATAGGATGTACATTCTAACTAATTGGAAGTATATGggaatttaaatttgatatcaggAAATTGCATAAATTTAAAGCAATTTTAGCTTTACCTGTCTCAGAGATACTGTTGCAAAACTTTTCCCTTCATCATTAGCAGATAAGACAACCTTTTGAACCATACCCCTTTCAGTGTGCTTAAGCTTTATACTATGATCTGTACCCGATGCCGCAAATTTTCCAATTACAATATCGCCACTTTGGAGACTTGCTCCAATATAAGGGAACCCATCGTCGTCAAGGCTATCAACACGCCCAATTTTGCTTTGTGTCTTTCCGAAGCTAACTAAATCATCGAATTTCGGTTTCTTTCCAGACGATCCTAACGATTCCTTGTTTTCAATATCAGCCTTGTAACTTCTGACGTGTTCTGAACGGAACATTCCACGTTCCATCGAAGTTCGATTCATCACAATCGAATCCTCTTGATTATACCCGAGATGGACATTAACAGACACAATAGCACATTGTCCATTGAAAAATTCAGGCCTGGACACAATTCCGTTATGGCCTAAAGGATGACCTGGCTTTCCAAGACAATCGGAAAGCATGGTTCGAAAAAGAGGCTTCTGAGGATAGTATAGTTGATGAGAATtggtatctgttcttatatCTGGGTTTGTAGTAGAAAAGCCAATGGCTTGCTGAGAGTGCTTCTCGGACTGATAAAGAACTCTCCTTGCATGATCGTGATTGGCAAACGGTATAAGGGCGCAGCTCAAACCCAATAGAAATGAGGCGTCGAGTTCGCAATGAGTGTATGTTGGACGCTTACTTCCTTTATCTTCCATGAACAGGTACTTGATCCCCAAAGCAGTTTGACAATCTTCCTCCTCTTCAGGTCCAATCAGTTCAACTATACCATTATCCAGAAGATACTGAAATGtttgatctttattttttagatctttaatttttttcaagttcTTAACAACAATGAGGGGACGTAGAATTCTTCCTGCATCAGAAAATATGCGTACTTCTTTCTGCTCCTCATCCCTTTTAATTTCCATCTagacaaagaaaaataataataaaaacaagacAGCAAATAAGATATAGGCCTTGATTCTTGAGGGGTTATTGGATTCCCCTTATCAcataatcaatcaaatcatgaactaaaaaataataaaaacaagagACAGAAAATAAGATATCGGCCTTAATTGTTGAAGTGTTATTGGATTCCCCTCATCAcataatcaatcaaatcatcaactaaatacccttatcataatttttttataacattttaaaatatcaaatacaaaatatatttcagccatttaacccaaataaacatattattttaaatgaaactaCATTAAACAAGTTTCAAGATTAATGTACCATTTTCTAGCATGTTGTAAGTAAACATGCTTCACATCTAGAAAGCAAAGAAAAGGTCACCACCAAAAACATGAGTAACAATGTAATTTGCATGGACGGCTAGATTAGATTAAAGTTATAATATACATGCAAGAAAATATAGCACAAAAGCATGACACcctgataataataaatattctgcttatattatttaactataTGTTAGGGATTTATTAGCAAATATTGCTTATTGAAAGTAAACTGAGTTGATGTTTAAGTTGAAGTAGGAGTCATGACTGTTGGGGGTCGTGCTAGcttcctaaattcaaaataaaagtaaataaataatataagaactGAGTTCATgcataaaaattgaaagtatttattattcaatGTATGTTTGCTAATTTAATAAGGGTAAgtctagtatttttttttttgaaaggggAAAAAATGAAACTTACCTAATTAAATTGGCAAACATACATAGAATAATATCAAATCACTAACAGAGGCTGATTTGAAAAGCAATGCCAAAGGTTTAGATGATTATTTTTCGGTTAAAAAACTAAGGCCTTGCATGATGAAGGGTCCAAATAACCccttatcccatcatcaatcaaaataatttaaatcatcgGCTAAAATGCTCAATTACCCTTACTCTATTTTtatgacattttaaatattaaatacaaaggatatattagttatttaactAAAACAACcaccaaataatccactttttcatcaaacaaggtttatTCCTTTCCAAAAAAtcagtttatttaaaaagaagaactacatcaaacaagctccaactCAACTGAACCGCTAATACTCATACCTTCCAAAAGCATTAACCGATCACCTGTTAGATCatacaaattttgaaaaatccagtgcattgaaattaaatttattagtccTAGGACATGATGCCAAGACAGCGGAAAAAGAAACagacataaaaaatattataagaaaaccAAATACTATTTGACCTCTCAAAATTATGGTGCACAGAAACAAGAAAGAACCTGATGTAGCGCCTCATTCATACGCCTTCTCGACCTGACCTTTGCTGCAAACGAAACAGAATCTTTACAGACTCCAACCCAAATGCCATTGAGAAAAACTTTGTACTTGTCAGAAAGTGTGGTTGAGGTCTCATATATCAGCTTCTCAAGACCACAACCATACAACATCCTTTCAAGTGGTACGGTCATATTTGTGCTGACAAGTCCAGTAATAGCCAGATTTTTTACAAGCCCACAGTTTTCTCCATCTGGGGTAGACAAAAAGCAAACTTTTCCCCAATGAGAAGGATGCCTGCATGAAATAAATTTCAACAAGCAGTCAAATCTCGTAACTGTTCAGGCTTGGAGGACATGAGAAATTATGGAGAGGCCCTATTCAGAGAGAGTTATAGAGATTTCATGAATCTAATTGATAACTTCAAACCTAAACCAATTTAGCAGTCACTAAGTAAAACTTTCCAAACTCATTTTTATGCTAGACTTCTCTTAGAATTAGGTGGCAATGGaaacaaaaatagaatataACATATGTGCAATCAAATGAACTTCTATCACCTCTGCATTTATGCATGTGAGAGAGAAGAAACCAGAGATGTTGCACTGACACCCTTGGATAGATTTCAATTCCCAAAGTTACCCTCTCAGGATTGTATGAAGGCTCAGATGTATAGATAATTTTACCACTGTAGAACTCTCTATTGACTGTCTGACATAGTGAATATAGTTTTAACATTGTATAAACAACTGTAatataagagcttgtttgatgtggaattatttggatttaatccaaataaaccacCCTCAGGTCATCAATCACTTCTTCTATCAATCCAAATCAtctactttttcatcaaacaaatttGAACCCAAAAATAACagttcatttaaaataaataaaacaaacctaCATCAGACAAGCTCTAACCAAATCCTACCATTACAActacaaaataataatgacAAGCTTTGAGTTTAGGAGGGGGGGCATGACTGTGGGGTGTAATGCTAGTTCTCtcctttaattccaaaaaaaagaaaaatgacaaGCTTTATTCAGATTGTTGTCTACCCTAAAAAGTTTGTAGTAGACCTGTAGCCAACTAAAAGTCAATTGATTAAAATCCTATGCTTGGAGCAAGGGTGAAATAGTATAAGCTCAAACCACTTACGGATATCTGGCGTCACCAACCTTCCCTGTATATAAAACTTGCTGACGTGTCTTTCTCATATCAGATATTGCCTGCAAAGGATTTGTGCGCCTCAGTGTTGCAACTACCCCTGATATTCTTTCCATCCTCTTGTAGGGATGTATCCATGTTCCAGTTGAAAAGGCCCTGTTGATACCATTCGTAATAACAGAGGCATCCAAATAGTGCTCAACAGGACGAAGCGTACGGTCTGCATAAAGATCTCTTTGCATAGCCTTCACCATACGCCTCTCAGCATGTTTAATGTGAACTCGAAGCTCACGTTCAAGCAGTTCTCCAG is drawn from Impatiens glandulifera chromosome 3, dImpGla2.1, whole genome shotgun sequence and contains these coding sequences:
- the LOC124929084 gene encoding DNA-directed RNA polymerases IV and V subunit 2-like, which translates into the protein MGASDAFEGLGSLRNGSVNMDNDDIMEGTSSKGGTSSKGGGLSTGLDYMDTDESDGDSDLDESINDLSKDLLKNFFKKASRSFFDQYGLISHQINSYNEFVDHGVQSAFDSIGEITVEPGYDPSKKGEEWKYASIKFGKVTLDQPRFWTGEKYAVDGSKDFVGLFPRHARLQNMTYSSRLKVQVHVEVYIKKIVSTDKFTTGKERYLDNQIKFKEDKEINIGRIPVMVKSKLCRLNGVEKGDCDFDHGGYFIVKGAEKTFIAQEQLCLKRLWVSSIPTWSVAYREVAKRRRVYIKLVEAPLIEHIKGGEKVLSVYFSVTEMPIWILFFALGVTSDKEVVELIDCNIEDKRIRNILIASIYDADNKCEGFRKGKSSLTYVDRQIKNCKFPPQELLDEFFKNYLFPDLKGLKQKARFLGYMVKCLLQSYIGLRKVDNRDDFRNKRLELSGELLERELRVHIKHAERRMVKAMQRDLYADRTLRPVEHYLDASVITNGINRAFSTGTWIHPYKRMERISGVVATLRRTNPLQAISDMRKTRQQVLYTGKVGDARYPHPSHWGKVCFLSTPDGENCGLVKNLAITGLVSTNMTVPLERMLYGCGLEKLIYETSTTLSDKYKVFLNGIWVGVCKDSVSFAAKVRSRRRMNEALHQMEIKRDEEQKEVRIFSDAGRILRPLIVVKNLKKIKDLKNKDQTFQYLLDNGIVELIGPEEEEDCQTALGIKYLFMEDKGSKRPTYTHCELDASFLLGLSCALIPFANHDHARRVLYQSEKHSQQAIGFSTTNPDIRTDTNSHQLYYPQKPLFRTMLSDCLGKPGHPLGHNGIVSRPEFFNGQCAIVSVNVHLGYNQEDSIVMNRTSMERGMFRSEHVRSYKADIENKESLGSSGKKPKFDDLVSFGKTQSKIGRVDSLDDDGFPYIGASLQSGDIVIGKFAASGTDHSIKLKHTERGMVQKVVLSANDEGKSFATVSLRQVRTPCLGDKFSSMHGQKGVLGFLESQENFPFTIQGIVPDIVINPHAFPSRQTPGQLQEAALAKGIALGGKFRYATPFSTLSVDTITEQLHSAGFSRWGGEAVYDGRNGLKVNSLIFIGPTMYQRLIHMAEDKVKFRNTGPVHPLTRQPVSDRKRFGGIKFGEMERDCLIAHGASANLHERLFTLSDSSHMHICGKCKNVANVIQRAVAGGNKIRGPYCRFCESVEDIVRVSVPYGAKLLSQELFSMGISLKYETELC